From a single Caloenas nicobarica isolate bCalNic1 chromosome 12, bCalNic1.hap1, whole genome shotgun sequence genomic region:
- the TIMM8A gene encoding mitochondrial import inner membrane translocase subunit Tim8 A — protein sequence MDAASGAGLGGADPQLQRFIEVETQKQRFQQLVHQMTELCWEKCMDKPGPKLDSRAETCFMNCVERFIDTSQFILNRLEQTQKSKSSFSESLSD from the exons atGGACGCGGCGTCCGGCGCCGGGCTGGGCGGCGCTGACCCGCAGCTCCAGCGCTTCATCGAGGTGGAGACGCAGAAGCAGCGGTTCCAGCAGCTGGTGCACCAGATGACCGAGCTCTGCTGG GAGAAGTGCATGGACAAGCCGGGGCCGAAGCTGGACAGCCGGGCTGAGACGTGCTTCATGAACTGCGTGGAGCGCTTCATCGACACCAGCCAGTTCATCCTGAACCGGCTGGAGCAGACGCAGAAGTCCAAGTCGTCCTTCTCGGAGAGCCTGTCCGACTGA
- the GLA gene encoding alpha-galactosidase A, producing the protein MAAGRRALRWALVAAALAVAGLALDNGLARTPPMGWLHWERFLCGTDCAADPHRCVSERLFVEMADVMVAEGWRDAGYEFVCIDDCWMAPTRDEQGRLQPDPKRFPSGIRKLADYVHSKGLKLGIYSDVGNKTCAGFPGSYDHYDLDAQTFASWGVDLLKFDGCNSGTLELLAEGYRRMSLALNKTGRSIVYSCEWPFYLRPVQQPNYTEIKHYCNHWRNFFDVYDSWSSIKSILDWTALHQDSIVKIAGPGGWNDPDMLVIGNFGLSWDQAVTQMAMWAIMAAPLFMSNDLRHISPEAKLLLQNKEVIAINQDVLGKQGYQIAKDKHFELWERPLSGQAYAVAVLNQQEIGGPQNFTFSLSFLGNGLACNPACSIQQVLPASRDWGVYSWVSSLSVEVNPTGTVLLKVVVL; encoded by the exons atggcggcggggcggcgggcgctgcgCTGGGCGCTGGTGGCGGCCGCGCTGGCCGTGGCGGGGCTGGCGCTGGACAACGGGCTGGCGCGGACGCCGCCGATGGgctggctgcactgggagcGCTTCCTCTGCGGCACCGACTGCGCCGCCGACCCGCACCGCTGCGTCAG CGAGCGGCTCTTCGTGGAGATGGCCGACGTGATGGTTGCCGAGGGCTGGAGGGACGCCGGCTACGAGTTCGTCTGCATCGACGACTGCTGGATGGCCCCGACGAGGGACGAGCAGGGCCGGCTCCAGCCCGACCCGAAACGCTTCCCCAGCGGGATCCGCAAGCTGGCTGACTAC GTCCACTCCAAGGGGCTGAAGCTGGGAATCTACAGCGACGTTGGCAACAAGACATGCGCTGGCTTCCCAGGCAGTTATGACCACTACGACCTGGACGCCCAAACGTTCGCCTCCTGGGGTGTGGACCTGCTGAAGTTTGATGGGTGCAACTCTGGCACGCTGGAGTTGCTAGCAGAAG GTTACAGGCGTATGTCTCTGGCCCTGAACAAGACTGGACGGAGCATTGTGTACTCCTGTGAGTGGCCTTTCTACTTGAGGCCTGTGCAGCAG CCCAATTACACGGAGATCAAACATTACTGCAATCACTGGAGGAACTTTTTTGATGTCTATGATTCCTGGAGCAGCATCAAGAGTATCTTGGACTGGACAGCACTTCACCAGGACAGCATTGTGAAGATAGCTGGGCCAGGGGGTTGGAATGATCCGGACATG CTAGTGATTGGCAACTTTGGGCTGAGCTGGGACCAGGCGGTGACTCAGATGGCGATGTGGGCTATCATGGCAGCTCCCCTCTTCATGTCCAACGACCTGCGGCACATTAGCCCCGAGGCCAAGTTGCTGCTCCAGAACAAAGAGGTGATTGCCATCAACCAGGACGTGCTGGGCAAGCAAGGATACCAAATCGCCAAG GACAAGCACTTTGAGCTGTGGGAGCGGCCCCTGTCCGGCCAAGCCTATGCCGTGGCAGTGCTGAACCAGCAGGAGATTGGGGGACCCCAGAACTTCACCTTCTCCCTCAGCTTCCTCGGCAATGGGCTGGCCTGCAACCCAGCCTGCTCCATCCAGCAGGTCCTGCCAGCCAGCAGGGACTGGGGGGTTTACAGCTGGGTCTCCTCCCTGAGTGTGGAGGTGAACCCAACAGGCACCGTGCTGCTGAAAGTAGTAGTTCTATAG
- the LOC135993321 gene encoding LOW QUALITY PROTEIN: magnesium transporter NIPA2-like (The sequence of the model RefSeq protein was modified relative to this genomic sequence to represent the inferred CDS: inserted 1 base in 1 codon): MAVSTGNGQQTCSASLPGAFCIDLLRVCPHDAGDPYVIYHLLVVKAVALPSSIFSLSAVLSSTFLNEELNIHGKMGCILSILGSTVMAIHAPQEEVVSSLESIAEKLKDPGFIVFAVCVLVSSLLLIFVAEPRYGQSNVLVYVLVCSTISSLSASCVKGLGIALKELFSGKPVLKEPLGWVLLVCLVICISVQXLNEALDIFNTPAVTPIYYVLFTPAVTMCSAVLFKEWQHMVLDNTIGGFLTIVSGSCRLPAPGRCVAAHCRRRLLSLAAERWELPSSWHLAAGHKPPTLGTHRPHPATHGNRTRAELRDQSSEPLPERQPRLPGAALDTNAAETLRRPSRGHIGRWFLQLEAPLCVLGAEGQQTQPQVSLQ; this comes from the exons ATGGCTGTGAGCACTGGAAATGGCCAG CAAACCTGCTCGGCGAGCCTGCCCGGGGCGTTCTGCATCGACCTGCTGCGGGTTTGTCCCCACGATGCCGGTGACCCTTATGTCATCTACCACCTCTTAGTGGTGAAAGCAGTTGCTCTGCCTTCCTCGATCTTTTCCCTCAG TGCAGTTCTGTCTTCCACCTTCCTGAATGAGGAGCTGAATATTCATGGGAAGATGGGCTGCATCCTCAGTATCCTGGGTTCCACGGTGATGGCGATCCATGCTCCGCAGGAAGAAGTCGTTTCCAGCCTGGAGTCAAtagcagagaagctgaaagatCCAG GATTCATTGTATTCGCTGTGTGTGTCCTGGTGAGCTCCCTTCTGCTCATCTTTGTGGCCGAACCACGTTATGGACAGAGCAATGTCCTGGTTTATGTTTTGGTCTGCTCCACCATCAGCTCGCTTTCAGCGTCCTGTGTAAAAGGCTTGGGGATTGCTCTGAAAGAACTCTTTTCTGGGAAGCCAGTCCTGAAAGAACCACTGGGCTGGGTGCTCCTCGTGTGCCTGGTGATCTGCATCAGCGTCC ATCTGAACGAAGCCTTGGACATCTTCAACACACCTGCGGTCACACCCATTTACTACGTGCTGTTCACCCCAGCAGTCACGATGTGCTCTGCCGTTCTCTTCAAGGAGTGGCAGCACATGGTGCTGGACAACACCATCGGTGGCTTCCTCACCATCGTGTCCGGCAGTTGCCGCCTACCTGCCCCAGGCAGATGTGTGGCCGCTCACTGCCGCAGGAGGCTGCTGTCCCTGGCAGCGGAGCGCTGGGAACTGCCCAGTTCCTGGCATCTG gctgctggccacaAGCCCCCCACACTGGGGACTCACAGGCCCCATCCAGCCACCCACGGCAACCGGACACGCGCAGAACTGCGGGACCAGAGCTCCGAGCCGCTGCCAGAGCGTCAGCCCAGGCTTCCCGGAGCCGCGCTGGACACAAACGCTGCTGAAACGCTGCGCCGCCCTTCCAGGGGGCACATCGGTCGCTGGTTTCTCCAGTTAGAAGCTCCTCTCTGCGTCCTGGGGGCAGAGGGCCAGCAGACACAGCCACAGGTCTCCCTCCAGTGA
- the BTK gene encoding tyrosine-protein kinase BTK: MASVILESIFLKRSQQKKKTSPLNFKKRLFLLTESKLSYYEYDFERGRRGSKKGSVDIEKITCVETVVPENNPPPERQVPRKGEDYNMEQISIIERFPYPFQVVYDEGPLYVFSPTEELRKRWIHQLKSVIRYNSDLVQKYHPCFWIDGQYLCCSQTAKNAMGCKILESRNGSLKAGRSHRKTKKPLPPTPEEDQMVMKPLPPERAPSTAGEMKKVVALYDYQPMNAQDLQLQKGEEYFILEESHLPWWKARDKNGREGYIPSNYVTETSNSLEIFEWYSKNITRSQAEQLLKQEGKEGGFIVRDSTSKTGKYTVSVYAKSSVDPQGMIRHYVVCCTPQNQYYLAEKHLFNTIPELITYHQHNSAGLISRLKYPVSQHRKNAPSTAGLGYGSWEIDPKDLTFLKELGTGQFGVVKYGKWRGQYDVAIKMIREGSMSEDEFIDEAKVMMNLSHEKLVQLYGVCTRQRPIFIITEYMANGCLLNFLRETRRRFQPAELLEMCKDVCEAMEYLESKQFLHRDLAARNCLVNDQGIVKVSDFGLSRYVLDDEYTSSMGSKFPVRWSPPEVLLYSKFSSKSDVWAFGVLMWEVYSLGKMPYERFNNSETTEHVIQGLRLYRPQQASERVYAIMYSCWHEKAEERPSFTALLGSILDITDEEP; this comes from the exons ATGGCCAGCGTCATCCTGGAGAGCATCTTCTTGAAGCGCTCgcagcagaagaagaaaacgTCTCCCCTCAACTTCAAGAAGCGGCTGTTCCTGTTGACGGAGAGCAAGCTGTCCTACTACGAGTATGACTTTGAGCGGGGG CGCCGGGGCAGTAAGAAGGGCTCAGTGGACATCGAGAAGATCACCTGTGTGGAGACAGTGGTGCCTGAAAACAACCCTCCCCCCGAGCGGCAGGTCCCG aggaaaggagaggattACAACATGGAGCAGATCTCAATCATCGAACGGTTCCCCTACCCCTTCCAG GTGGTATATGACGAAGGGCCCCTGTATGTCTTCTCCCCGACGGAGGAGTTGCGCAAACGCTGGATCCATCAGCTGAAGAGCG TGATCCGGTACAACAGTGACCTGGTACAGAAGTATCACCCCTGCTTCTGGATCGACGGACAGTATCTGTGCTGCTCTCAGACAGCCAAGAACGCCATGGGCTGCAAGATCCTGGAGAGCAGGAACGGCA GTTTAAAAGCTGGACGGTCACATCGCAAGACAAAGAAGCCTCTTCCCCCTACTCCCGAGGAGGACCAG ATGGTGATGAAGCCCCTGCCCCCTGAGCgagcccccagcacagcaggcGAGATGAAGAAGGTGGTGGCCCTCTACGACTACCAGCCGATGAACGCGCAGgacctgcagctgcagaagggcGAGGAGTACTTCATCCTGGAGGAAAGCCACCTGCCCTGGTGGAAAGCCCGTGACAAGAACGG GAGGGAAGGATACATCCCCAGCAACTACGTCACTGAAACCAGCAATTCCCTGGAGATCTTTGA GTGGTACTCGAAGAACATCACTCGGAGCCAAGCGGAGCAACTGCTGAAACAGGAG GGGAAGGAAGGGGGCTTCATTGTCCGAGACTCCACCAGCAAGACAGGGAAATACACTGTCTCTGTCTATGCCAAGTCCTCTGT AGACCCCCAAGGCATGATCCGCCATTACGTTGTATGCTGCACCCCCCAGAATCAGTATTACCTGGCAGAAAAGCACCTGTTCAACACCATCCCGGAGCTCATCACGTACCATCAGCACAACTCTGCCG GGCTCATATCCCGATTGAAGTATCCCGTATCTCAACATCGGAAAAATGCTCCTTCAACAGCTGGCCTGGGCTACG GGTCATGGGAGATTGACCCGAAGGATCTGACCTtcctgaaggagctggggaCGGGGCAGTTCGGCGTGGTGAAGTACGGGAAGTGGAGAGGCCAGTACGATGTTGCTATCAAGATGATCAGGGAGGGCTCCATGTCTGAGGATGAGTTTATCGACGAAGCCAAAGTCATGAT GAACCTCTCTCATGAGAAGCTGGTGCAGCTCTATGGGGTCTGCACCAGGCAGCGTCCTATCTTCATTATCACTGAGTACATGGCCAACGGCTGCCTCCTGAACTTCCTGAGGGAAACTCGGCGGCGGTTCCaacctgctgagctgctggagaTGTGCAAGGATGTCTGTGAAGCTATGGAGTACCTGGAATCCAAGCAGTTCCTGCACCGAGACCTG GCTGCTCGCAACTGTTTGGTGAATGACCAAGGAATTGTGAAAGTATCAGATTTTGGCCTTTCCAG GTACGTTCTAGATGACGAATATACAAGCTCCATGGGGTCAAAGTTTCCAGTGCGGTGGTCTCCCCCTGAAGTGCTTCTGTACAGCAAGTTCAGCAGCAAGTCTGACGTCTGGGCTTTTG GCGTTCTGATGTGGGAGGTTTACTCTCTGGGAAAGATGCCTTACGAGAGGTTTAATAACAGCGAGACAACAGAGCATGTCATCCAAGGCCTGCGGCTGTACCGGCCGCAGCAGGCGTCGGAGCGGGTCTATGCCATCATGTACAGCTGCTGGCATGAG AAGGCCGAGGAGCGCCCCAGCTTCACCGCACTGCTGGGCAGCATCCTGGACATCACGGACGAGGAGCCCTGA
- the RPL36A gene encoding large ribosomal subunit protein eL42, with protein MVNVPKTRRTYCKKCGKHQPHKVTQYKKGKDSLYAQGKRRYDRKQSGYGGQTKPIFRKKAKTTKKIVLRLECVEPNCRSKRMLAIKRCKHFELGGDKKRKGQVIQF; from the exons ATG GTGAACGTCCCGAAAACCCGCCGGACCTACTGCAAGAAGTGCGGCAAGCACCAGCCGCACAAAGTCACCCAGTACAAGAAGGGGAAGGACTCGCTCTACGCCCAGG GAAAAAGACGCTACGATAGGAAGCAGAGTGGCTATGGGGGCCAGACAAAGCCCATCTTCCGTAAGAAG GCTAAGACCACAAAGAAGATTGTGCTGAGGCTGGAGTGCGTGGAGCCCAACTGCAGGTCCAAGAGGATGCTGGCAATTAAGAGGTGCAAACACTTTGAACTGGGAGGAGACAAGAAGAGAAAG GGCCAGGTGATCCAGTTCTAA